Proteins encoded together in one Cicer arietinum cultivar CDC Frontier isolate Library 1 chromosome 4, Cicar.CDCFrontier_v2.0, whole genome shotgun sequence window:
- the LOC101503852 gene encoding E3 ubiquitin-protein ligase PUB24-like, whose translation MDEIEVPQYFICPISLQIMKDPVTAITGITYDRDSIEHWLFTNKNTTYCPVTKQPLPLDSDLTPNHTLRRLIQSWCTQNASLGIDRIPTPKPPLTKTHVLKLLKNFDDPSVQLKSLIQLELLAAENERNRKCLLEARVPKAMILFIVDCYRKKGSIFEGLEEALSFLQFVKVPTEEINNLLAENDDIIDSLIWVLSIEVKNSIFVKSHAILVLKRFINKVNTFVLERLKPEFFERIVKILRKDSITQQGLCSALQVLLCACPLGRNRLMMVEVGAVFELVEVELISQEKRITELTFSILFHLCSCANGRAQFLSHEGSIALLSERILKVSMDVDDRAVFILSLISKFSATKIVLQEMLNVGIVNKLFMLLQANHAKYLKDKAMEIIKSHSDVWKNSPCFPQTFCYESLHW comes from the coding sequence atggaTGAAATTGAAGTTCCACAGTATTTCATTTGTCCAATCTCACTCCAAATAATGAAAGATCCTGTTACTGCCATAACAGGCATAACATACGATCGAGATAGCATTGAACATTGGTTATTCACAAACAAAAACACTACTTATTGTCCTGTCACAAAACAACCTCTTCCATTAGATTCTGATTTAACACCAAACCATACACTTCGTCGTTTGATTCAATCTTGGTGCACCCAAAATGCTTCACTTGGTATTGATCGAATTCCCACTCCAAAACCACCACTCACAAAAACCCATGTCCTTAAACTGCTCAAAAATTTCGATGATCCATCAGTTCAATTAAAGAGTTTAATCCAATTGGAATTGCTTGCTGCAGAGAATGAAAGGAATAGAAAGTGTTTGTTAGAAGCTCGTGTTCCGAAGGCGATGATTTTGTTCATAGTTGATTGTTATAGAAAAAAAGGTTCCATTTTTGAAGGTCTTGAAGAAGCTCTTAGTTTTTTGCAATTTGTTAAGGTACCAACAGAGGAAATTAATAATCTTTTAGCTGAAAATGATGACATAATTGATTCTCTTATATGGGTTTTGTCTATTGAGGTTAAAAATTCAATCTTTGTGAAATCTCATGCAATTTTAGTGCTTAAAAGATTCATAAACAAAGTTAATACTTTTGTTTTAGAAAGGTTGAAACCTGAATTCTTTGAAAGAATTGTGAAGATTTTAAGAAAAGATTCAATTACACAACAAGGTTTATGTTCTGCTTTACAAGTTTTGTTATGTGCTTGTCCTTTGGGAAGAAACAGGTTAATGATGGTTGAAGTTGGTGCTGTttttgaacttgttgaagttgaaTTAATTTCACAAGAGAAGAGAATAACAGAACTAACTTTTTCTATTCTGTTTCATTTGTGTTCTTGTGCTAATGGAAGAGCTCAATTTTTGAGTCATGAAGGTTCAATTGCATTGTTGAGTGAGAGAATCTTGAAGGTTTCAATGGATGTTGATGATAGAGCTGTTTTTATACTCTCATTGATATCTAAATTCTCTGCCACAAAAATTGTTTTGCAAGAGATGTTGAATGTTGGAATTGTGAATAAGCTTTTCATGTTGCTTCAAGCTAATCATGCTAAGTATTTGAAAGATAAAGCAATGGAAATAATTAAGTCTCATTCTGATGTTTGGAAGAATTCTCCTTGCTTTCCTCAAACATTTTGTTATGAGAGTTTGCATTGGTGA